One window from the genome of Garra rufa chromosome 1, GarRuf1.0, whole genome shotgun sequence encodes:
- the LOC141339811 gene encoding uncharacterized protein, giving the protein MADKCHLCLLGLIFLSSLLTGTSGEDDVHVFISSGENVRLPCNNTLPDCKSTTWIYNNRHSAVELIGLGIKKKDTERHERLSLGSDCSLNIKNITKEDYGSYSCRQYVNGQQQGDDTRVYLHVLHVSSSSSQTEISPGSSVTLSCQLDSSYTGVSCHDSGHSEGIEVFWVNQAGVKLTISDSRYQISASGHCISNLTTTLLNEDDNREWRCEVTHRNQVKTSVTYTVKKPVSVIVNVVGASFAVLLPALILCLILKKRAGVRRATDDSVEQTDDVIYTEVTVSKKKRAKKNKVHCDHEMTYASIRGAEAGDQENCSPLYASVNKNHHKSGK; this is encoded by the exons atggcTGATAAGTGTCATCTGTGTCTGCTGGGACTGATCTTTCTCTCTTCACTTCTCACAG GTACCAGTGGAGAGGATGATGTTCATGTGTTCATCAGTTCTGGTGAAAATGTCCGTCTGCCCTGTAATAATACTCTTCCTGACTGCAAATCAACTACATGGATCTATAATAACAGACATTCAGCAGTTGAACTGATTGGTTTAGGGATAAAGAAGAAAGACACAGAGAGACATGAGAGACTGAGTCTGGGGTCTGACTGCTCTCTGAACATCAAGAACATCACAAAAGAAGATTATGGATCTTACAGCTGCCGACAATATGTGAATGGACAACAACAAGGAGATGATACACGTGTTTATCTGCATGTTCTTCACG tctCTTCATCATCCTCACAGACTGAGATCAGTCCAGGCAGCTCTGTGACTCTCTCCTGTCAGTTGGATTCATCATATACTGGAGTCTCTTGTCATGATTCAGGTCATTCTGAGGGAATTGAGGTGTTCTGGGTGAATCAGGCTGGTGTTAAACTGACGATATCAGACTCCAGATATCAGATATCAGCTTCAGGACACTGTATCAGCAATCTGACTACAACACTCCTGAATGAAGATGACAACAGGGAGTGGAGATGTGAAGTTACTCACAGAAATCAAGTCAAGACCTCAGTCACATATACTGTCAAGAAACCAG TGTCCGTGATTGTGAATGTTGTGGGCGCTTCATTCGCTGTTCTCCTTCCTGCTCTGATTCTTTGTCTGATTCTGAAAAAAAGAGCTG GTGTCAGAAGAGCGACTGATGACTCTGTG GAGCAGACAGATGATGTGATTTACACTGAAGTTACTGTGAGCAAGAAAAAACGAGCCAAAAAGAACAAG GTTCACTGTGATCATGAAATGACTTACGCTTCCATCAGAGGAGCAGAAGCTGGAGATCAGGAAAACTGCAGTCCACTTTATGCCTCCGTGAACAAGAACCACCACAAATCAGGCAAATAA
- the LOC141339972 gene encoding uncharacterized protein, protein MADKCHLCLLGLIFLSSLLTGTSGVDDAQVFISSGENVRLPCNNALHDCKSTTWNYNNIYRRSAAVELIGLGIRKKDTERHERLSLGSDCSLNIKNVTNEDYGHYTCQQWTVNGQQQGNDAVVYLHVLHVSSSSSQTEISPGSSVTLSCQFYSNSYARVACDDWIRSEGFELFWVNQAGVKLTISDSKYQISAPGHCIITLTTTLLNEDDNREWRCNVTHRNEVKTTITYTVKKLAQDKTMTAVIPVHITNSPSTTNTHTKKGLQIWRASQKPVGLNVNIEHVSNMDFVKRCGVNIPNAVIVSGLTQVGDQDEQVIDFLKEYGSIKRTILVDEDESEF, encoded by the exons atggcTGATAAGTGTCATCTGTGTCTGCTGGGACTGATCTTTCTCTCTTCACTTCTCACAG GTACCAGTGGAGTGGACGATGCTCAAGTGTTCATCAGTTCTGGTGAAAATGTCCGTCTTCCCTGTAATAATGCTCTTCATGACTGCAAATCAACTACATGGAACTATAATAACATATACAGACGTTCAGCAGCAGTTGAACTGATTGGTTTAGGGATTAGAAAGAAAGACACAGAGAGACATGAGAGACTGAGTCTGGGGTCTGACTGCTCTCTGAACATCAAGAACGTCACAAATGAAGATTATGGACATTACACCTGCCAACAATGGACAGTGAATGGACAACAGCAAGGAAACGATGCTGTTGTTTATCTGCATGTTCTTCATG tctctTCATCATCCTCACAGACTGAGATCAGTCCAGGCAGCTCTGTGACTCTCTCCTGTCAGTTTTATTCAAATTCATATGCTAGAGTCGCTTGTGATGATTGGATCCGTTCTGAGGGATTTGAGCTGTTCTGGGTGAATCAGGCTGGTGTTAAACTGACGATATCAGACTCCAAATATCAGATATCAGCTCCAGGACACTGTATCATCACTCTGACCACAACACTCCTGAACGAAGATGACAACAGAGAGTggagatgcaatgttactcacaGAAATGAAGTCAAGACCACAATCACGTATACTGTCAAAAAACTAG CTCAAGATAAAACAATGACAGCAGTGATTCCAGTCCACATCACAAACTCTCCCTcaactacaaacacacacacaaaaaaag GGTTACAGATTTGGCGAGCCAGCCAGAAGCCAGTTGGTTTGAATGTCAATATTGAACACGTGTCCAATATGGACTTTGTAAAGAGGTGTGGTGTTAATATCCCAAACGCAGTCATTGTTAGTGGGCTAACACAAGTAGGAGATCAAGATGAACAGGTTATTGACTTCCTTAAAGAATATGGGTCTATCAAAAGAACCATTTTAGTTGATGAAGATGAATCTGAATTTTAA